TTTAGGGGCTTAGTGGGCAGCGTCGAGGTTTTTAGGGACGATGCGGACTTGGGCGAGAGATAGCTCGTGAGCGTCTCTTCAACCCGAGGCATCGCCCCGTAGCCGTGCTGTTTCAGCCCcattatattactatagatcGATGTTTGGGGGCTGAACACTCTGCGCCGGTGTCTCTCtccggggggaagaaaccgcagcgcgtgcttccaccACCAGAGGAGAGACACTGGACCTGGCAGGTGAGGGCTGAGATAAGGCTGGGCCCGTCTCCATCCCCTCTGCCAGCtccatttgtgaaccccacGAATGAAGTCTGCGCTGTGCCTCGGCAGCAGCGGGACCTGATCCGCGGGGAACACCAGCCAAGGCACCCTCCTTATCAAAGAGTGCCCGGCGTGATCTTAATACTCTGAGGGTGAGCTTATcgcaatgcacacagacagccccctcgagagctgcctgtgcGTGCTCAACCCCCaggcaaacaacacacatttcGTGTGTATCCCCCAGTGTCAGATATCTATCGCAGGGATGAACACACTTgacaaaatgctgttgtttttctgccatttttcgtgtcttttatatatatatttttctatatatatgtgGTGTGAACTGaaactcttgtcctcagacgaaGAGATCTTATTTTGAGCTACAGATGgtagacaaacaacaccaaataagacacacaagataacatagagtgcttgctgaagacaacagaagctagcgatctctgcatccgggtatgctttatagtttcctggtccgtgacgtcacccgcctctgacgtctcgctacgtgattggttagatacatgagtgcttcaatgacgctatcacgcagaaggttcccaatgcgttatacgcagcgtcgacagttcccacgaaagggaaccTCAAATACACAGTTATGATCAGGATACAAGGAAACAGGAAATTAAAGAAGAGGTCAGCGACTCTCCAGGCAAAATCTATTGTGAAGCTGCACTCTCCATAACACACATCTGTTCTGTTTGAAGTATGATAATACCCATTACCGATTACAATGGTGGTGTTATAGAAGAAAGAGCAAAACCAGCTGAGAAAAATGCTTACTGAACTTTTAGTCATTGTCACTTTCTGTGGATAGATTAGAGGGTGAGTCACAGCCACATAACGGTCAAcagcaataaaaattaaattacttagAGATGCTGAGAGAAGCAGTCCAAGGATAATTATAAACAGACCGCAGAAAACAGTTCCAAAGTACCAGCATGTCTCAGTTAGTTTGATGCCCTCTATGGGTATCACAATAAGTCCAACAAGCAGGTCGGCCACAGccagagagagaatgagcagGTTGGTTGGAGTGTGAAGCTTCTTGAAGTGAGAGATGGAAATGATCACCAGCAGattcacaaacacagtccaTGCTGACAGCAATGatacaaacacatacatgaCATTATATTCATGTCTGGAGCGTTTTCCCTTGATACATGATGAGTTGATGGCAGGAAAGCAGTACTGAGTCTCATGATCCTCTGTCTCATAGGCCATGAGTGAGTCTCCTCCTGTTAGGAGTTTGTTCTGCTCTCCTTACTGTcctttaatttatacagtgtctGAACCGATTGACCAACCCATCTACCGCCCACTCTGATGCTGCATAGTGacataatatttttcttttgatagaTCCAACCTTGGCAGTAAAATTGCTGTGGCAACAAGCACACACAGTGATACAAAGGAAGTGCAAGGTGGCATCTGTCAGTGAGTGGTGGATGCCATGAAAGTGATTGTCCATGAGACAGAGAAATGTGCATGTCATGAACAGCTGCACTCTGCAAATAAAGATGGTTGGAGAAGTCACAGTGCAGTGTTTGTGGTGTTTATTAATAACTGTGTTATACACATATAACCGTCTACTTAGTTTGACATTATCACTTTGCCAAACTCATAGCATATTTCAAAAGTATAGTTAACCTaacaatgaaaattcatttaataaaaatctaCAACTCAGTTACTCTGGCAACTTATGCTGGGAAACTAATCTGGTCCGGGGCAGGCTAAGCTGAGCTCCTCTAACACTGACCAATAGGAACGCAATGATATTACAGATGTTTGGCAGCTGTAGTACCTTTTATGGTTATTAGAAGAGCAgaaattaaa
The DNA window shown above is from Ctenopharyngodon idella isolate HZGC_01 chromosome 10, HZGC01, whole genome shotgun sequence and carries:
- the LOC127520340 gene encoding trace amine-associated receptor 13c-like — its product is MAYETEDHETQYCFPAINSSCIKGKRSRHEYNVMYVFVSLLSAWTVFVNLLVIISISHFKKLHTPTNLLILSLAVADLLVGLIVIPIEGIKLTETCWYFGTVFCGLFIIILGLLLSASLSNLIFIAVDRYVAVTHPLIYPQKVTMTKSSVSIFLSWFCSFFYNTTIVIGNGYYHTSNRTDVCYGECSFTIDFAWRVADLFFNFLFPCILIITVYLRFPFTIFCVAQRQVKVINSQMKGGKPALESSVRRKSENKAAVTLGIIVAIHLLCYLPIYIFSLTGNSVIPSTTANFLTWTMYINSGLNPLIYALFYPWFRKSLKHILTLRVFQAASSLTDHHS